The proteins below come from a single Cannabis sativa cultivar Pink pepper isolate KNU-18-1 chromosome 3, ASM2916894v1, whole genome shotgun sequence genomic window:
- the LOC115708825 gene encoding heat stress transcription factor B-3, giving the protein MDHHNNDHVLISDQKGLLEYMRKSSPPPFLLKTYMLVEDPATDEVISWNAQGTAFVVWQPAEFARDLLPTLFKHSNFSSFVRQLNTYGFRKVATNRWEFCNDKFRKGEKDHLCEIRRRKAWANNNNKQQSTTTAATATIEEEGSVAAAVGGRGGHVVVVESDEDQRSSSTSSSSELFTTLVDENKRLKKENGVLSFELRNMKNKCRELLDLVAKYENDHDDQRPKLFGVRLEVEGEVEKKRKRAQVLSESASILLSQTCK; this is encoded by the exons atggaTCATCATAATAATGATCATGTATTGATTAGTGATCAAAAGGGTTTGTTGGAATACATGAGAAAGTCAAGTCCACCACCATTTTTGCTCAAAACATACATGTTGGTAGAAGATCCCGCCACCGATGAGGTCATCTCGTGGAACGCGCAAGGCACCGCCTTCGTGGTTTGGCAACCGGCCGAGTTCGCCAGAGATCTTCTTCCTACTCTCTTCAAGCATAGCAATTTCTCTAGCTTTGTCAGACAACTCAACACTTAT GGTTTCCGAAAAGTTGCAACAAACCGTTGGGAGTTTTGCAATGACAAGTTTCGAAAAGGCGAAAAAGACCACTTATGTGAGATCCGTAGAAGGAAAGCATGGGCCAATAATAACAACAAGCAACAATCAACAACAACTGCGGCCACAGCAACAATCGAGGAGGAGGGGTCAGTGGCCGCAGCTGtaggaggaagaggaggacatGTAGTAGTAGTGGAGTCTGATGAAGACCAAAGGTCTTCATCAACTTCTTCATCTTCCGAATTATTCACCACTCTAGTTGATGAGAACAAGAGGCTTAAGAAGGAAAATGGGGTTTTGAGCTTTGAGCTAAGAAACATGAAGAATAAGTGTAGAGAATTACTTGATTTGGTGGCTAAATATGAGAATGATCATGATGATCAAAGGCCTAAGTTGTTTGGGGTTAGATTGGAAGTTGAAGGAGAGGtggaaaagaagagaaaaagagcTCAAGTACTTAGTGAAAGTGCAAGTATTTTATTGTCTCAAAcatgcaaataa
- the LOC115708689 gene encoding uncharacterized protein LOC115708689: protein MINEAEFESQVRPETFQTMLEDAEKPIYPNCTRFTKLSTLIRLYNLKAKHGWSDKSLTELLAFLGELLPEGNEACNMKRYMHVLTIASYIEREKTPTARASAPPTGRASTPPNARASAPPAPKASAPPAPKATIPTPPLVAPPATPCAAAPPAPSPVTSDNRLRCDMYVIDPKEKDPVLVASGYVKLEKADKEGNIIIHGVKKKFDDFKRVFIEKVVEENAILPCPIEHEGFDTVGLAVNNFVGWPKNLINIHPDDLAKMKGKKKVSRDHLAPPTQPPINPKGPNKQSVKRYIPPAKTQLLSGLSEIVKNWPAKKSKRYYIKPEVFGGEGQECWISADEVEDVCELHMIGNTVMSLWCSYLQEHTLNLGGLRNTYAFNNPASVSTEAGKLKQRSENLCQRMMGMQPEQWLICPWNSGDHWLTIMIHANTQSVAYLDSTNDFIRTDIMKCIQNAVDMYRIEKNIRNKGPVKINQYTCRQRMDGVQCGYYVMKIIQSFMTVVNPASFLKNHFKLDAPYSNEEINAVRDEFAEFVKPLIID, encoded by the exons ATGATTAACGAAGCAGAATTTGAATCTCAAGTTCGTCCTGAAACATTTCAAACTATGTTAGAAGATGCTGAAAAGCCGATTTACCCTAATTGTACTAGGTTTACTAAATTATCGACGCTTATTAGGCTATACAATTTGAAAGCAAAACACGGGTGGAGTGATAAGAGTTTGACAGAGTTACTAGCTTTCTTAGGAGAATTATTACCCGAAGGTAATGAG GCTTGCAATATGAAAAGATACATGCATGTCCTAACGATTGCATCCTATATCGAAAGAGAGAAAACACCTACTGCCAGGGCCTCTGCTCCACCAACTGGCAGGGCCTCTACTCCACCAAATGCCAGGGCCTCTGCTCCACCAGCTCCCAAGGCCTCTGCTCCACCAGCTCCCAAGGCCACTATTCCAACACCTCCACTTGTTGCCCCACCAGCCACACCTTGTGCAGCTGCTCCACCAGCACCATCTCCGGTTACTTCTGATAAT AGATTGAGGTGTGATATGTACGTGATTGATCCCAAAGAAAAAGATCCGGTCTTAGTTGCATCAGGTTATGTGAAACTTGAAAAGGCAGACAAAGAAGGCAATATTATAATACATGGAGTTAAAAAGAAGTTTGATGATTTCAAACGTGTCTTTATTGAGAAGGTGGTTGAAGAAAATGCCATTCTACCATGCCCTATAGAACATGAAGGCTTCGACACAGTTGGTTTAGCTGTAAACAATTTTGTAGGTTGGCCAAAGAACCTAATCAACATACATCCAGATGATTTAGCGAAG ATGAAAGGAAAGAAGAAAGTTTCAAGAGATCATTTGGCTCCACCGACTCAGCCACCGATAAACCCAAAGGGGCCTAATAAACAGTCTGTCAAACGGTACATTCCCCCTGCAAAGACACAATTATTGTCAGGACTTTCAGAGATTGTGAAGAATTGGCCTGCTAAGAAATCAAAGAGGTACTATATTAAACCGGAAGTGTTCGGAGGAGAAGGCCAAGAGTGTTGGATCAGTGCTGACGAGGTAGAAGATGTGTGCGAGCTCCATATGATTGGAAATACTGTTATGTCGCTTTGGTGCAG ttatttgCAAGAACACACACTTAATCTTGGTGGGTTGAGGAATACATATGCATTTAATAATCCTGCTTCAGTATCAACTGAAGCTggtaaactcaaacaacgttcaGAGAATCTATGTCAGCGAATGATGGGTATGCAACCTGAACAATGGTTGATATGTCCGTGGAATTCAGG TGATCACTGGTTGACAATTATGATTCATGCCAATACTCAAAGTGTTGCATATCTTGACTCGACGAATGACTTTATCCGAACTGATATTATGAAATGTATCCAAAa tGCTGTGGACATGTACAGGATCGAAAAAAATATACGAAACAAGGGTCCAGTAAAAATCAACCAATACACGTGTCGACAAAGAATGGATGGAGTACAATGTGGTTATTATGTTATGAAGATTATTCAGAGTTTCATGACGGTTGTTAATCCTGcaagttttttgaaaaatcat TTCAAGTTAGACGCTCCCTATAGTAACGAGGAGATCAATGCCGTACGGGATGAGTTTGCCGAATTCGTGAAGCCATTGATTATAGATTAA